In the Stakelama saccharophila genome, TCGTCGCCGTCGTCTGGATGAAGCTGGTGAAAAAGCCGCGCTTTCCAGATGGTGCATGTTCGGCGACATAGGTCGCGGCACCGCCATATTCCCCGCCGACCGCCAGCCCTTGAAGCAAACGCAACCCGACCAGGATAATCGGCGCCGCAACCCCGATCGAGGCGTAGTTCGGCAGGAAACCGACGGCAAAGGTCGACAGCCCCATCAACCCCATGGTGACGAGAAAGGTATTCTTGCGCCCGACCACGTCGCCGATGCGGCCGAAGACGATCGACCCGAACGGCCGGATCGCGAAACCCGCCGCGAATGCCGCCAGCGCCAGGATGAAGGCGGTCGTTTCGTTGACCCCGGAAAAGAAGTGGCTCGAAATGTAGGTCGCCAGGAGTCCGTACAGGTAGAAGTCGTACCATTCGAACATCGTTCCCAGCGACGAGCCGAGGATGACGAGCTTCTCGTTTCCCGTCGGCTCATGGTGTCTGGGCAGTGCCGCCTCGGTCGTCGCCATTTCCATTCCCCTCCCGAGCAGCGGCCGTACGACCGTCTGCTCGCCTGGCGCGCCGCCTTATCGTGCCGGTCGCGCCGCCAAGGTCCGCCGCTATTGGCAGCGGACCGGTGTTCCCTTGCCTAGCGGGCTACGGCCATCGTCTCGACCTCGTGGCCCGCGCTGGCGAGTTCGCGTTCGGCCTGGACGAAGCCGTAAGCCGGGACGATCTCGCCGGACCGCTCGCCGATCGCATTCCACCGCTCCACCACGCGTCCGGCCGCCGCCGCATCCGTCCCGCCGACATATTCGCCGTCCGTCAGCGTGACGTTGGCGCGGGCGAAGTGGCCGCCGCCGGCGCACAGGATTGCGCGGGTCGGTGCGTCGTCGCCGACCAGCGCGAACAGGCCGGGGCTGACTTTTGCCGGATCGAGCTGCACCAGCGCCTCGGCCGACAACACGCCCTCCGTCATGCCCGTGGCCGCGGTCGGCGCCAGGCAATTGACGCGGATGCCGTATTTCTCGCCCTCGATCGCGAGCGTCTGCATCAGTCCCACGAGCGCCATCTTGGCGGCGCCGTAATTGGCCTGGCCGAAATTGCCGTAAAGGCCGGAAGAGGAGGTCGTCATGACGACACGGCCGTGGCGCTGCTCGCGCATGATGCCCCACACCGCCTTGGTGCAGATCGCCGCGCCCATCAGATGGACGTCCAGCACCAGCCGGAAATCATCGAGATCCATCTTGGCGAAGCTTTTGTCGCGCAAAATACCGGCATTGTTGACCAGGATGTCGACCCGGGCCCATTCGCCCATCACCCGATCAACCATGTCGGCAACCCGTCCGGCGTCGGTTACGGACGCCGGCGTGGCAATGGCTTCGCCGCCCGCGGCGCGAATCTCTGCCGCGACGCGCTCCGCGGCCTCTATGTTCATGTCGTTGACCGCAATTCTGGCGCCAAGCTCCGCCAGAAGCAGTGCGTGACACCGCCCGAGCCCGGCTCCGGCACCGGTAACGATCGCAACGCGGTTCTGGAGTTTCATTCGGTTCTTCCTCCCATCGTTCATCCGCGCTGTTATGTTCACTATCGCGCGAGTTAGCGTTATGGTCAAATGACCGGGCAGAGCGCGCGGTCAGGTGGAGCGTTCGGCCCGTCGTTCCTCGCAGATCGTCAGAAATCCCGCCGCCATGAACTTCGCCATCCGCTCCTTTACCGCGCGGAAATCCTCCGATTTGCAGAGCCCGCCCGACAGCTTGTCGATACGCCCGGTGCGCGCCAGCGTCAGCATCAGCGCGCCGGTCACGAAATGATAGCCCCAGAAAATGTCCTCTTC is a window encoding:
- a CDS encoding SDR family NAD(P)-dependent oxidoreductase, with protein sequence MKLQNRVAIVTGAGAGLGRCHALLLAELGARIAVNDMNIEAAERVAAEIRAAGGEAIATPASVTDAGRVADMVDRVMGEWARVDILVNNAGILRDKSFAKMDLDDFRLVLDVHLMGAAICTKAVWGIMREQRHGRVVMTTSSSGLYGNFGQANYGAAKMALVGLMQTLAIEGEKYGIRVNCLAPTAATGMTEGVLSAEALVQLDPAKVSPGLFALVGDDAPTRAILCAGGGHFARANVTLTDGEYVGGTDAAAAGRVVERWNAIGERSGEIVPAYGFVQAERELASAGHEVETMAVAR